The following proteins come from a genomic window of Pyxidicoccus sp. MSG2:
- the nagZ gene encoding beta-N-acetylhexosaminidase, which translates to MVGFPGTRIDGDLAALMDDGIYGAILFKRNVGTAQETAALCRELKVRAGRPFILSVDQEGGRVARLRGAPFTTLPPMRELGQRGDAAQVERVGRLLAHELRAMGFDWDFAPVLDVDTNPGNPVIGDRSFSRDADEVGRLGVALSRGLEAGGVASCGKHFPGHGDTTTDSHLTLPRLPHDLERLRKVELVPFRAFAQARLASLMTAHVLFDALDPGVPATMSRRVLQGVLREELGFDGVLVSDDLEMKAIADHYSVEEATVQGTLAGVDLFLVCHRADVQRRAIEALVKAVESGRVPRARITEAHRRLDALAARFAHPAEDRLATLGDSEHRALAEGLASSFAGKDPTEVMLASR; encoded by the coding sequence ATGGTGGGTTTCCCCGGCACCCGCATCGACGGAGACCTCGCCGCGTTGATGGACGACGGCATCTACGGGGCCATCCTCTTCAAGCGCAACGTCGGCACCGCGCAGGAGACGGCCGCGCTGTGCCGCGAGCTGAAGGTGCGCGCCGGCCGGCCCTTCATCCTGTCGGTGGACCAGGAGGGAGGCCGCGTGGCCCGGCTGCGCGGCGCGCCCTTCACCACGCTGCCGCCCATGCGCGAGCTGGGACAGCGCGGGGACGCGGCCCAGGTGGAGCGCGTGGGCCGGCTGCTGGCGCACGAGCTGCGCGCGATGGGCTTCGACTGGGACTTCGCGCCGGTGCTGGATGTGGACACCAACCCCGGCAACCCCGTCATCGGAGACCGCAGCTTCAGCCGGGACGCGGACGAGGTCGGCCGGCTGGGCGTGGCGCTCTCGCGCGGGCTGGAGGCCGGGGGCGTGGCGTCCTGTGGCAAGCACTTCCCCGGCCATGGCGACACCACCACGGACAGCCACCTGACGCTGCCCCGGCTGCCGCATGACTTGGAGCGGCTGCGCAAGGTGGAGCTGGTGCCCTTCCGCGCCTTCGCCCAGGCAAGGCTGGCCTCGCTGATGACGGCGCATGTCCTCTTCGACGCGCTGGACCCGGGCGTGCCCGCCACCATGAGCCGGCGCGTGCTGCAGGGCGTACTGCGCGAGGAGCTGGGCTTCGACGGCGTGCTCGTCAGCGATGACCTGGAGATGAAGGCCATCGCGGACCACTACTCCGTGGAGGAGGCGACGGTGCAGGGCACGCTCGCGGGGGTGGACCTGTTCCTGGTGTGCCACCGCGCGGACGTGCAGCGCCGTGCGATTGAAGCGCTGGTGAAGGCGGTGGAGTCCGGCCGCGTCCCGCGCGCGCGAATCACGGAGGCGCACCGGCGGCTCGACGCGCTCGCGGCCCGCTTCGCGCACCCGGCGGAGGACCGGCTCGCCACGCTGGGCGACAGCGAGCACCGCGCGCTCGCCGAGGGCCTCGCCAGCTCCTTCGCTGGCAAGGACCCCACCGAGGTCATGCTGGCGTCCCGCTGA
- the bcp gene encoding thioredoxin-dependent thiol peroxidase, with translation MPQVGDQAPGFQLQDQDGNSVTLSQHAGKNVVLYFYPKDDTPGCTTEACNFRDEHSALGAAGAVVLGVSADSVDRHRKFASKYSLPFPLLADPEHQALEAYGVWGEKSLYGRKFQGITRTTFLIGPDGRVKQVWPKVKVSGHVDEVLAALGAKGGSGTAASAPTKKAASAKEAAPVKQAAPAKKATGGKAVKKETPAKKATAKKAPAKKSATRKASVKVAARARR, from the coding sequence ATGCCCCAAGTAGGTGACCAGGCCCCCGGCTTCCAGCTTCAGGACCAGGACGGCAACTCCGTGACGCTCTCCCAGCACGCGGGGAAGAACGTCGTCCTCTACTTCTATCCGAAGGACGACACTCCCGGCTGCACCACGGAGGCGTGCAACTTCCGCGACGAGCACTCGGCGCTGGGCGCCGCGGGCGCGGTGGTGCTCGGCGTGTCCGCGGACAGCGTGGACCGCCACCGGAAGTTCGCGTCGAAGTACAGCCTGCCCTTCCCCCTGCTCGCGGACCCCGAGCACCAGGCGCTCGAGGCCTACGGCGTCTGGGGTGAGAAGTCGCTCTACGGCCGCAAGTTCCAGGGCATCACCCGCACCACCTTCCTCATCGGTCCGGACGGCCGCGTGAAGCAGGTGTGGCCCAAGGTGAAGGTGAGCGGCCACGTGGATGAGGTGCTCGCCGCGCTCGGCGCGAAGGGTGGCTCTGGCACGGCTGCGTCCGCGCCCACGAAGAAGGCGGCTTCCGCGAAGGAGGCTGCTCCGGTGAAGCAGGCCGCGCCCGCGAAGAAGGCCACGGGTGGCAAGGCCGTGAAGAAGGAGACACCCGCGAAGAAGGCCACCGCGAAGAAGGCGCCGGCGAAGAAGTCCGCCACACGCAAGGCCTCCGTGAAGGTTGCTGCCCGCGCGCGTCGCTGA
- a CDS encoding DUF6209 family protein — protein MKSAWKTLTLVLPLLAACGSAPQPENAPADPAAETQASPLTTPTATVRFFTGWTQEQRGAIVRGGQLVVEYDLYRMTDCHNSTYAGQQAWDTLASVRFLPGGQLFSGSVKQATGSTTFVNKPFVVTVPTDATSVETWFFTSGRTCTSRYDSNYGANYPFPVEAQSPAAVVWAGDWGGSLSRDCAHRDGMEDPIVIDSYVMQRACKWVDADVYVPGVTDVATARPELVQAQVEFSVDGGPLQYKWLSYQGRVGNNHRWRWDLASEPLAYTTWAQYAYAFRYSTDGVSWYRIALGAGPAGGATRTVQRAF, from the coding sequence ATGAAGTCCGCATGGAAGACCCTGACCCTGGTGCTGCCGCTGCTCGCGGCGTGTGGCAGCGCGCCGCAGCCGGAGAACGCACCGGCCGACCCGGCCGCCGAGACGCAGGCCTCCCCGCTCACCACGCCCACCGCCACGGTGCGCTTCTTCACCGGCTGGACGCAGGAGCAGCGCGGCGCCATCGTCCGCGGCGGCCAGCTGGTGGTGGAGTACGACCTCTACCGGATGACCGACTGCCACAACAGCACCTACGCCGGCCAGCAGGCGTGGGACACGCTGGCCTCCGTGCGCTTCCTGCCGGGCGGCCAGCTCTTCTCCGGCAGCGTGAAGCAGGCCACCGGCAGCACCACCTTCGTGAACAAGCCCTTCGTGGTGACGGTGCCCACGGACGCCACGAGCGTGGAGACGTGGTTCTTCACCTCCGGCCGCACCTGCACGAGCCGCTACGACAGCAACTACGGTGCGAACTACCCCTTCCCCGTGGAGGCGCAGTCCCCCGCGGCGGTGGTGTGGGCCGGTGACTGGGGCGGCAGCCTCTCGCGCGACTGCGCGCACCGCGACGGGATGGAGGACCCCATCGTCATCGACAGCTACGTCATGCAGCGCGCCTGCAAGTGGGTGGACGCGGACGTGTACGTGCCCGGCGTGACGGACGTCGCCACCGCGCGGCCGGAGCTCGTCCAGGCGCAGGTGGAGTTCAGCGTGGACGGCGGTCCGCTCCAGTACAAGTGGCTGAGCTACCAGGGCCGCGTGGGCAACAACCACCGCTGGCGCTGGGACCTGGCCTCGGAGCCGCTCGCGTACACGACGTGGGCGCAGTACGCGTACGCCTTCCGCTACTCCACGGACGGTGTGAGCTGGTACCGCATCGCGCTCGGCGCCGGCCCCGCGGGCGGTGCCACGCGCACCGTGCAGCGCGCCTTCTAG
- a CDS encoding ATPase domain-containing protein, whose amino-acid sequence MTESSPRGEERIQTGIPGLDTVLRGGFRPGRTYMVMGLPGAGKTILANQVCFHHAANGGRVLYVTLLAESHTELVANLRSLTFFDGSRLPESVTYLSAFTVLEQGGLEALAELIRKEIRAQKATLIVLDGLVAAEEAAPSPQALKKFIHGLQVVTNLVNCTTLVLTTGGGRGLRAEHTMVDGLLILKQRMFGVRSIRELVVRKFRGSAHLLGKHSFEITRDGIVLYPRLETLVDEGATPVQPGDARCAFGIKGLDKMLSGGIPAGSSTLLLGPPGSGKTLLGLNFLAEGVRKGERGHYFSFYDSPERMLAQTAGVGMKLAPLLERRDLEVSYRAPMENIIDKLGAQLLVAIRERGVKRLFLDGYDALQKAAVRRTRAARFLTALVNECRLRGVTLVYSVETTTAFGPQVEFPMRGISMVAENLLFLRLAELRSELRRFVCALKVRGSAYDPALRELLISAKGVEVGATFEDAQQLMTGLARTSTQAPPSPRRRGRRGK is encoded by the coding sequence ATGACCGAGAGCAGTCCGCGCGGTGAGGAACGGATACAGACGGGAATCCCCGGCCTCGACACGGTCCTCCGCGGTGGCTTCCGGCCGGGCCGCACGTACATGGTGATGGGCCTGCCGGGAGCGGGGAAGACCATCCTCGCCAACCAGGTCTGCTTCCACCATGCGGCCAACGGCGGGCGCGTGCTCTACGTCACGCTGCTGGCCGAGTCCCACACGGAGCTGGTCGCCAACCTCCGCTCGCTCACCTTCTTCGACGGCTCGCGGCTCCCCGAGTCCGTCACCTACCTGAGCGCCTTCACCGTGCTGGAGCAGGGGGGGCTGGAGGCCCTGGCCGAGCTCATCCGCAAGGAGATTCGCGCCCAGAAGGCCACGCTCATCGTGCTCGACGGCCTGGTGGCGGCGGAGGAGGCGGCGCCCTCGCCGCAGGCCCTCAAGAAGTTCATCCATGGCCTCCAGGTGGTGACGAACCTGGTGAACTGCACCACGCTGGTGCTCACCACGGGCGGCGGTCGCGGCCTTCGCGCCGAGCACACCATGGTGGACGGCCTGCTCATCCTGAAGCAGCGGATGTTCGGCGTCCGGAGCATCCGCGAGCTGGTCGTCCGCAAGTTCCGCGGCAGTGCCCACCTGCTCGGCAAGCACAGCTTCGAAATCACGCGTGACGGCATCGTCCTGTATCCCCGGCTGGAGACGCTCGTGGACGAGGGGGCGACCCCAGTCCAGCCAGGTGACGCGCGGTGCGCCTTCGGAATCAAGGGCCTGGACAAGATGCTGTCCGGCGGCATTCCCGCCGGCTCGTCGACGCTGCTGCTCGGCCCTCCCGGCAGCGGGAAGACGCTGCTCGGGCTGAACTTCCTCGCGGAAGGGGTCCGCAAGGGCGAGCGCGGCCACTACTTCTCCTTCTATGACTCCCCCGAGCGGATGTTGGCGCAGACGGCCGGAGTCGGGATGAAGCTGGCGCCGCTCCTCGAGCGGCGGGACCTGGAGGTGAGCTACCGGGCGCCCATGGAGAACATCATCGACAAGCTGGGAGCGCAATTGCTGGTGGCCATCCGGGAGCGCGGGGTGAAGCGGCTCTTCCTGGACGGCTACGACGCGCTCCAGAAGGCCGCCGTCCGGCGCACCCGCGCGGCCCGTTTCCTGACGGCGTTGGTCAACGAGTGCCGCCTGCGCGGCGTGACGCTGGTCTACTCGGTGGAGACGACGACCGCCTTCGGCCCGCAGGTGGAGTTCCCGATGCGGGGCATCTCCATGGTGGCGGAGAACCTCCTCTTCCTGCGCCTGGCCGAGCTGCGCTCCGAGCTGCGCCGCTTCGTCTGCGCGCTGAAGGTGCGCGGCAGCGCGTATGACCCCGCCCTTCGCGAGCTGCTCATCAGCGCGAAGGGGGTGGAGGTGGGAGCGACCTTCGAGGACGCCCAGCAGCTCATGACGGGCCTGGCCCGCACCAGCACGCAGGCCCCGCCGTCCCCGCGCCGCCGTGGGCGCCGGGGGAAGTAG
- a CDS encoding response regulator — MGLILIVDDEFGIVEAIRDLLSDEGYRTAIALNGREALERMAEERPALVLLDYMMPVMNGPALLEAMQGNDSLRDVPVVMMSASTPDHWRHLRCTAFLPKPFTLDQLMKTILRLAGPPSES; from the coding sequence ATGGGGCTCATCCTCATCGTCGACGATGAGTTCGGCATCGTCGAAGCCATCCGGGACCTGCTTTCCGACGAAGGCTACCGGACGGCCATCGCGCTCAACGGCCGGGAGGCCCTCGAGCGCATGGCGGAGGAGCGTCCGGCCCTGGTGCTGCTCGACTACATGATGCCGGTGATGAACGGCCCCGCGCTGCTGGAGGCGATGCAGGGGAATGACTCCCTGCGGGACGTGCCCGTGGTGATGATGAGCGCGAGCACCCCGGACCACTGGCGGCACCTGCGCTGCACCGCCTTCCTGCCCAAGCCCTTCACCCTGGACCAGCTCATGAAGACCATCCTCCGACTCGCCGGGCCCCCGTCCGAGTCCTAG